The following proteins are co-located in the Myxocyprinus asiaticus isolate MX2 ecotype Aquarium Trade chromosome 44, UBuf_Myxa_2, whole genome shotgun sequence genome:
- the LOC127434207 gene encoding ferritin, lower subunit-like → MHIAPYAQKPSRDDWRGGMDAITFSLEYQKSLNRSLLEIHQAAGENSDPHQCDFLEHHFLTDSHDTIKKLGDHAGSLTCLISSDPHGMMGEYLFDKHTL, encoded by the exons atgcatatcgccccctatgcACAG AAGCCTAGTCGGGATGATTGGAGGGGAGGTATGGATGCCATCACTTTCTCTCTGGAATATCAGAAATCCCTCAACAGATCCTTGCTGGAGATCCATCAAGCAGCTGGAGAAAACTCTGACCCTCAT CAGTGTGATTTCCTAGAGCACCACTTCTTGACTGACAGTCATGACACCATAAAGAAGCTGGGTGACCATGCCGGCAGCCTGACTTGCCTCATCTCTTCTGACCCGCATGGAATGATGGGAGAGTATCTGTTCGACAAGCACACTCTCTGA